In Leisingera methylohalidivorans DSM 14336, a single genomic region encodes these proteins:
- a CDS encoding NADPH-dependent 2,4-dienoyl-CoA reductase: MTAYPNMLAPLDLGFTTLKNRVLMGSMHTGLEETGDWNRVAEFYAARARGGVALMVTGGIGPNLEGSVLPGASMMTSATDVENHRVITDRVHAAGGRIAMQILHAGRYAYGPKCVGPSPVKSPISPFPPHELDEDGIEKQIADIVNAARRAQEAGYDGVEIMGSEGYFLNQFLVTRTNKRTDRWGGSYENRMRLPIEVVRRTREAVGRKFIIIYRLSMIDLVPEGSTHDEVVQLAQEVEKAGATILNTGIGWHEARIPTIATSVPRAAFAWVTQKLMGKVSIPIITSNRINTPEVAEQVLAEGCADMVSMARPMLADADFVAKAEAGQASHIAPCIACNQACLDHTFSGKLTSCLVNPRACHETELVIEPAAAAKTVAIVGAGPAGLATALTAAQRGHKVTLFDQADEIGGQLNMAKQVPGKEEFWGLVDWYRTMIADAGVTLALGRRVAAQDLTGFDEIVVATGVIPRDPAIPGQDEANVLSYIDVLCRKKPVGQRVAVIGAGGIGFDVSEFLLEEGHSPATDLPAWMKEWGVSDPAEHRAGLAPEGPQPAAPARRVTLLQRKAERHGKRLGKTTGWIHRATLKMKEVEFLGGVNYERIDAGGLHVSFGEARENPTLVAADTIVLCSGQVSERRLADDLAEHGITAHVIGGADVAAELDAKRAINQGTRLAAAL; the protein is encoded by the coding sequence ATGACTGCGTACCCCAACATGCTTGCCCCGCTGGACTTGGGCTTTACCACACTGAAGAACCGGGTGCTGATGGGTTCGATGCACACCGGGCTGGAGGAAACCGGTGATTGGAACCGGGTGGCGGAATTCTATGCCGCCCGCGCCCGCGGCGGTGTGGCGCTGATGGTAACCGGCGGCATCGGCCCGAACCTGGAAGGTTCGGTTCTGCCCGGCGCCTCGATGATGACCTCCGCCACGGACGTTGAGAACCACCGCGTGATCACGGACCGGGTGCATGCGGCGGGCGGCAGGATCGCCATGCAGATCCTGCACGCGGGCCGCTATGCCTATGGGCCCAAGTGCGTCGGCCCAAGCCCGGTGAAATCTCCGATCTCCCCCTTCCCGCCGCATGAGCTGGACGAGGACGGCATCGAAAAGCAGATCGCCGACATCGTCAACGCCGCCCGCCGCGCGCAGGAAGCGGGCTATGACGGGGTCGAGATCATGGGGAGCGAGGGCTATTTCCTCAACCAGTTCCTGGTCACCCGCACCAACAAACGCACCGACCGCTGGGGCGGCTCTTACGAAAACCGGATGCGGCTGCCGATCGAGGTGGTGCGCCGCACCCGCGAGGCTGTGGGCCGCAAATTCATCATCATCTACCGCCTGTCGATGATCGACCTGGTGCCCGAGGGCTCCACCCACGACGAGGTCGTGCAGCTGGCACAGGAGGTCGAGAAGGCAGGCGCGACGATCCTCAACACCGGCATCGGCTGGCACGAGGCGCGCATCCCGACCATCGCAACCTCGGTGCCGCGGGCGGCCTTTGCCTGGGTCACGCAAAAGCTGATGGGCAAGGTCTCGATTCCGATCATCACCTCTAACCGCATCAACACGCCGGAGGTGGCCGAACAGGTGCTGGCCGAGGGCTGCGCCGATATGGTGTCGATGGCACGGCCGATGCTGGCGGATGCGGATTTCGTCGCCAAGGCCGAAGCCGGCCAGGCCAGCCATATCGCCCCCTGCATCGCCTGCAATCAGGCCTGTCTCGACCACACCTTCAGCGGCAAGCTCACTTCCTGCCTGGTCAACCCGCGCGCCTGTCATGAAACGGAACTGGTGATCGAACCCGCCGCCGCGGCCAAAACCGTGGCGATTGTGGGCGCCGGCCCTGCCGGGCTGGCCACCGCGCTGACCGCAGCGCAGCGCGGCCATAAGGTGACCCTGTTCGACCAGGCCGATGAGATCGGCGGCCAGCTCAACATGGCGAAACAGGTGCCGGGCAAGGAAGAATTCTGGGGGCTGGTGGACTGGTACCGCACCATGATCGCCGATGCCGGCGTCACGCTTGCACTGGGGCGCCGGGTGGCGGCGCAGGATCTGACCGGGTTTGACGAGATCGTTGTCGCTACCGGCGTCATCCCGCGCGATCCGGCCATTCCGGGCCAGGACGAGGCCAATGTTCTCAGCTACATTGATGTGCTGTGCCGCAAAAAGCCGGTTGGACAGCGGGTCGCGGTGATCGGCGCTGGCGGCATCGGCTTTGATGTCTCCGAATTCCTGCTGGAAGAGGGCCACAGCCCCGCCACCGATCTGCCCGCCTGGATGAAGGAATGGGGCGTCAGCGATCCTGCAGAGCACCGCGCGGGCCTTGCCCCTGAAGGCCCGCAGCCTGCCGCCCCTGCGCGCCGCGTGACACTCCTGCAGCGCAAGGCGGAGCGTCACGGCAAACGGCTGGGCAAGACCACCGGCTGGATTCACCGCGCCACGCTCAAGATGAAAGAAGTCGAGTTTCTGGGCGGCGTGAACTACGAACGCATCGATGCGGGCGGCCTGCACGTTTCCTTTGGCGAGGCGCGGGAGAATCCCACCTTGGTTGCCGCGGACACCATCGTACTATGCTCCGGCCAAGTCTCCGAACGCCGATTGGCGGATGATCTGGCAGAGCACGGCATCACCGCGCATGTGATCGGCGGCGCCGATGTGGCCGCGGAACTGGACGCCAAACGCGCCATCAACCAGGGCACCCGGCTGGCCGCGGCGCTATAA
- a CDS encoding CorA family divalent cation transporter yields the protein MPISAYDLWADGTARPAADLAATGPGRYRWLHFDLADPELAEWCKTQLPGIPGQALLQSETRPRCDVFEDGLILNLRTVNRNPGAKAAEMLSLRIWVTSRTIVTVRLRKTFALDAFRAECSTGRGPESPGQFLYRLINGLALHTRDVVLELTAATEALEEMTEDGTLPAAEALKAPRRNVLKLHRYLEPQREALLNLQESGGALFSEGEQLHLREAVNLFTLAAETLESLTGRLAVLRDHTDAELARQMGRNSYALSVVAALFLPLGFLTGLFGVNLAGIPGAESPLAFPILCLSLLGLGAGMLLVMRWLRLL from the coding sequence ATGCCGATCTCCGCCTACGACCTCTGGGCCGATGGCACCGCCCGCCCCGCCGCGGATCTGGCCGCGACCGGGCCGGGCCGCTACCGCTGGCTGCACTTCGACCTGGCTGACCCGGAGCTGGCCGAATGGTGCAAGACGCAGCTCCCCGGCATCCCGGGCCAGGCGCTGCTGCAAAGCGAAACCCGGCCCCGCTGCGATGTGTTCGAGGACGGTCTGATCCTGAACCTGCGCACGGTGAACCGCAATCCCGGCGCCAAAGCCGCGGAGATGCTGTCGCTCAGGATCTGGGTCACCAGCCGCACCATTGTCACCGTACGGCTGCGCAAGACCTTCGCGCTTGATGCGTTCCGTGCCGAATGCAGCACCGGCCGCGGCCCCGAATCGCCGGGTCAGTTCCTCTACCGCTTGATCAACGGGCTGGCCCTGCACACCCGCGACGTGGTGCTCGAGCTGACCGCCGCGACCGAGGCGCTGGAGGAGATGACCGAGGACGGCACCCTGCCCGCTGCCGAAGCACTCAAGGCACCGCGCCGCAACGTGCTGAAGCTGCACCGCTACCTGGAACCGCAGCGCGAAGCGCTGCTGAACTTGCAGGAATCCGGGGGGGCGCTGTTTTCGGAGGGCGAGCAGCTGCACCTGCGCGAGGCAGTGAACCTGTTCACCTTGGCGGCCGAAACGCTGGAGTCGCTGACCGGGCGGCTGGCGGTGCTGCGCGACCACACCGACGCCGAGCTGGCCCGGCAAATGGGCCGCAACAGCTATGCGCTGTCGGTAGTGGCGGCGCTGTTCCTGCCGCTAGGGTTCCTGACCGGCCTGTTCGGCGTGAATCTTGCCGGCATCCCCGGAGCAGAGTCGCCGCTGGCCTTTCCCATTCTCTGCCTCAGCCTGCTGGGGCTCGGTGCTGGCATGCTGCTGGTGATGCGCTGGCTCAGGCTGCTCTGA
- a CDS encoding antibiotic biosynthesis monooxygenase family protein yields the protein MIAVIFEVQIAPGQKEAYLETAAALRDLLEQVDGFISVERFQSLSAPEKLLSLSFWRDEAAVQRWREVTEHRSAQGRGRNGIFADYRLRVAGVVRDYGMEDRGQAPAGSRKLHG from the coding sequence ATGATAGCCGTGATATTCGAAGTGCAGATTGCCCCGGGGCAGAAGGAGGCCTATCTGGAGACCGCGGCCGCGCTGAGGGATCTGCTGGAACAGGTGGACGGGTTCATCTCGGTTGAGCGGTTCCAAAGCCTGAGCGCGCCGGAGAAGCTGTTGTCGCTGTCCTTCTGGCGGGATGAGGCCGCGGTGCAGCGCTGGCGCGAGGTTACAGAGCATCGCTCGGCGCAGGGCAGGGGCCGGAACGGGATCTTCGCGGATTACCGGCTGCGGGTGGCCGGGGTGGTCCGCGACTACGGCATGGAGGACCGCGGTCAGGCACCGGCCGGCAGCCGCAAACTGCACGGCTAG
- a CDS encoding NIPSNAP family protein produces the protein MLTCIIRYRIDPAKRAQFEHYARNWGQAIPRCGAGLVGYYAPHEGSSTLAYGIYNVESLAEYEAYRARLAADPLGRENYEFAQKERFLLSEDRTWLKLASAPHGAG, from the coding sequence ATGCTGACCTGTATTATCCGTTACCGCATCGACCCCGCCAAGAGGGCGCAGTTCGAACACTACGCCCGCAACTGGGGCCAGGCAATCCCGCGCTGCGGAGCCGGTCTGGTCGGGTATTATGCGCCGCATGAAGGGTCGTCGACACTGGCGTATGGTATCTACAATGTGGAAAGCCTTGCTGAGTATGAAGCTTATCGTGCCCGGCTGGCGGCGGATCCCTTGGGGCGGGAGAACTATGAATTTGCGCAAAAGGAACGGTTCTTGCTGAGCGAGGACCGGACCTGGCTGAAGCTGGCTTCGGCGCCGCATGGGGCGGGTTGA
- a CDS encoding DUF4399 domain-containing protein → MKLLIAAALSVCLAVLAWDPVRAGGGTPSNPEAKVYFANIQDGDSVSSPLTLVFGLSGMGVAPSGVEKDFTGHHHLLIDRPPLGEGEDGADELNFGLPSDDNHLHFGGGQTEVTLELPPGRHTLQLVLGDAGHVPHVTPVVSELITITVE, encoded by the coding sequence ATGAAACTTCTGATTGCCGCTGCGCTGTCTGTCTGTCTGGCGGTCCTGGCTTGGGACCCGGTCAGGGCCGGAGGGGGGACCCCTTCGAACCCGGAGGCCAAAGTCTATTTTGCGAATATCCAGGATGGGGATTCGGTGTCGTCTCCGCTCACGCTGGTTTTTGGCCTGTCGGGCATGGGGGTGGCCCCATCCGGGGTTGAGAAGGATTTCACCGGCCACCATCATCTTCTGATCGACCGGCCGCCGCTGGGGGAGGGCGAAGATGGCGCTGATGAGCTGAACTTCGGCCTGCCGTCGGACGATAACCATCTGCATTTCGGCGGCGGCCAGACCGAGGTAACGCTGGAGCTGCCGCCGGGCCGTCATACGCTGCAACTGGTGCTTGGGGATGCAGGCCACGTGCCGCATGTCACTCCGGTTGTTTCAGAATTGATCACCATCACCGTGGAGTAA
- the map gene encoding type I methionyl aminopeptidase: protein MRSKDGRTTKDGIRIHEAGDFAGMHKAGALAARILDEIAAHVFPGQTTGEIDRLITQKVEDAGAKSATIGYKGYQHASCISVNHVVCHGIPGDKKLKDGDILNIDVTVIVDGWFGDTSRMFVAGKLPRKAERLIQVTHDSLMVGIEAAKPGNTFGDIGHAIQVYAESQRMSVVRDFCGHGLGQVFHAPPNVLHYGRPGTGPVLEEGMFFTIEPMINLGRPETKILADEWTAVTRDKSLSAQFEHSIGVTADGADIFTLSPAGKFHPTYG from the coding sequence ATGAGATCGAAAGACGGCCGCACAACCAAGGACGGCATCCGCATTCATGAAGCCGGCGATTTTGCCGGCATGCACAAGGCGGGTGCCTTGGCGGCGCGTATTCTGGATGAGATCGCCGCGCATGTGTTCCCGGGCCAGACAACCGGCGAGATCGACCGCCTGATCACCCAAAAGGTCGAGGATGCCGGCGCTAAGTCCGCAACCATCGGCTACAAGGGCTATCAGCACGCCAGCTGCATCTCGGTCAACCATGTGGTTTGCCACGGCATCCCCGGCGACAAAAAGCTGAAGGATGGCGACATTCTGAATATCGACGTGACTGTGATTGTCGACGGCTGGTTCGGCGACACCTCGCGGATGTTTGTGGCAGGAAAGCTGCCGCGGAAAGCCGAGCGGCTGATTCAGGTCACCCATGATTCGCTGATGGTGGGGATCGAGGCGGCGAAGCCCGGCAATACCTTTGGCGACATCGGCCATGCGATTCAGGTTTATGCCGAAAGCCAGCGGATGAGCGTGGTGCGCGATTTCTGCGGCCATGGCCTTGGCCAGGTGTTCCACGCGCCGCCGAACGTGCTGCACTATGGCCGGCCCGGGACCGGCCCGGTGCTGGAGGAAGGCATGTTCTTCACCATTGAGCCGATGATCAACCTGGGCCGCCCGGAGACCAAGATTCTGGCCGACGAATGGACTGCCGTCACCCGCGACAAGTCGCTGTCGGCGCAGTTTGAGCATTCGATCGGGGTAACTGCAGACGGGGCCGATATTTTCACCCTGTCGCCGGCCGGGAAATTCCACCCGACCTACGGGTGA
- a CDS encoding mechanosensitive ion channel family protein yields the protein MDSISNLMKTEIYGGKSLADLVTLEFLAQALGSVLAATVILLAGFIVARWVKGRIVSLGDSHAKLDPTLFHFLGNLARYVILAFAVLFVLNTFGIKTTSIVAAIGAAGLAIGLAMQGALSNVAAGVMLILFRPFKLGDFIEVNGEMGTVKDINLNNTVIASLSNLKVIVPNSEVWGNTITNYSAFDTRRAEWTFGVGYGADLATAERVIRDTIMADSRSHSDPEPFVQVNALNSSSVDFLVRVWVDAAEYFQYQADMKRKVKEALDAAGVDIPFPTRTLVHTDPASQEDEVGKAA from the coding sequence ATGGATAGTATCAGCAATTTGATGAAAACCGAGATCTACGGTGGAAAGTCATTGGCCGATTTGGTGACGCTGGAATTTCTGGCGCAAGCATTGGGAAGCGTTCTGGCCGCGACGGTCATTCTGCTGGCAGGTTTCATTGTTGCGCGCTGGGTCAAGGGCCGGATCGTGTCACTGGGCGATAGCCATGCCAAGCTTGACCCGACCCTGTTTCATTTCCTCGGCAACCTTGCGCGCTATGTCATCCTCGCCTTTGCCGTGCTGTTTGTGCTGAATACATTCGGGATCAAGACCACGTCGATCGTGGCGGCCATCGGCGCCGCCGGCCTGGCGATCGGCCTGGCCATGCAGGGTGCGCTTTCGAATGTGGCGGCGGGGGTGATGCTCATCCTGTTCCGACCGTTCAAGCTGGGCGATTTTATCGAGGTGAATGGCGAGATGGGCACAGTCAAAGACATCAATCTGAACAACACGGTGATTGCCAGCCTCAGCAATTTGAAGGTGATCGTTCCCAATTCCGAGGTTTGGGGCAACACCATCACCAATTACTCAGCCTTCGACACCCGCCGGGCGGAATGGACCTTCGGGGTCGGCTATGGCGCCGATCTGGCCACTGCCGAAAGGGTGATCCGCGACACCATCATGGCCGACAGCCGTTCGCACAGCGACCCGGAACCCTTTGTGCAGGTCAATGCGCTCAACAGCAGTTCGGTGGATTTTCTGGTGCGCGTCTGGGTCGATGCGGCGGAATATTTTCAGTATCAGGCCGACATGAAGCGCAAGGTCAAAGAGGCGCTGGATGCGGCAGGGGTTGATATTCCCTTCCCGACCCGCACGCTGGTTCACACCGATCCTGCCAGTCAGGAAGACGAGGTCGGCAAGGCCGCCTGA
- the sfsA gene encoding DNA/RNA nuclease SfsA, which produces MRFETPLIPAVLIRRYKRFLADCRLEDGREVTAHCANPGSMMGLAEPGMRIWLEPNDDLKKKLKYGWRLVEHADGHFTGVDTSVPNRALRAALEAGEVAGLAAYKTVRPEVKYGEKSRVDFLLQQDGLPDCYVEVKSVTLSREPGLAEFPDSVTARGTKHLGELANMVAQGHRAVMLYLVQRTDCDRFRLAADIDPAYAAAFARAQAAGVERLVLGTRITPQGVEAGAAIAAVG; this is translated from the coding sequence ATGCGCTTTGAAACCCCTCTGATCCCCGCCGTGCTGATCCGCCGCTACAAAAGGTTCCTTGCCGATTGCAGGCTGGAGGACGGGCGGGAGGTCACCGCCCATTGCGCCAATCCCGGCAGTATGATGGGCCTGGCGGAGCCGGGTATGAGGATATGGCTGGAGCCGAACGACGACCTGAAGAAAAAGCTGAAGTATGGCTGGCGGCTGGTTGAGCACGCAGACGGGCATTTCACCGGTGTTGATACCTCGGTTCCCAACCGCGCCCTGCGCGCCGCGCTGGAGGCGGGTGAGGTTGCCGGACTCGCGGCCTACAAAACCGTGCGGCCGGAGGTGAAATACGGCGAAAAAAGCCGCGTCGACTTCCTGTTACAGCAAGACGGCCTGCCGGATTGCTATGTCGAAGTGAAAAGCGTGACGCTGTCGCGGGAACCGGGCCTGGCGGAATTCCCCGACAGCGTCACCGCCCGCGGCACCAAGCACCTTGGGGAACTGGCAAATATGGTAGCCCAGGGCCACCGGGCGGTGATGCTCTACCTGGTGCAGCGCACCGACTGCGACCGGTTCCGGCTGGCCGCAGATATCGACCCGGCCTATGCAGCAGCCTTTGCCAGAGCACAGGCCGCGGGGGTGGAGCGGCTGGTGCTGGGCACCAGGATCACGCCGCAGGGGGTCGAGGCCGGCGCAGCCATTGCCGCAGTGGGGTAG
- a CDS encoding competence/damage-inducible protein A, producing the protein MVNPTAAMLVIGDEILSGRTRDANMHYLAGELAKHGIDLREVRMVSDDEAAIIGAVQVLSAAYDHVFTSGGIGPTHDDITADCIAKAFDAHLGVRDDARAILQAHYDTQGLEMNEDRLRMARIPEGAALIENPVSAAPGFTLGNVHVMAGVPLIFQSMVASVMPTLTGGQPVLSQTLRVFRGEGEIAGPLRVLAEAYADLSVGCYPFQKDGAFGANIVIRGTDGARIDAAMTELAKELEQ; encoded by the coding sequence ATGGTGAATCCAACGGCTGCCATGCTGGTCATCGGGGATGAAATCCTGTCGGGCCGGACCCGCGATGCCAATATGCATTATCTGGCGGGTGAGCTTGCCAAACACGGCATCGACCTGCGCGAAGTCCGCATGGTCAGCGATGACGAAGCCGCGATCATCGGCGCGGTGCAGGTGCTATCGGCCGCATATGACCATGTGTTCACCAGCGGCGGCATCGGGCCGACGCATGACGACATCACTGCAGACTGCATCGCCAAGGCGTTTGACGCGCATCTGGGTGTCCGCGATGACGCCCGCGCGATCCTGCAGGCGCATTACGACACCCAAGGGCTGGAAATGAACGAGGACCGCCTGCGGATGGCACGTATTCCGGAGGGCGCCGCGCTGATAGAAAACCCGGTCTCGGCCGCGCCGGGGTTCACCCTTGGCAACGTGCATGTGATGGCCGGGGTGCCGCTGATCTTTCAGTCGATGGTGGCCAGCGTGATGCCGACGCTGACCGGCGGCCAGCCGGTGCTGTCGCAAACCCTGCGGGTGTTCCGCGGCGAGGGCGAAATTGCCGGGCCGCTGCGTGTGCTGGCAGAGGCTTATGCGGATCTGTCGGTGGGCTGTTACCCGTTTCAAAAGGACGGTGCCTTTGGCGCCAATATCGTGATCCGCGGCACCGATGGTGCGCGGATTGATGCGGCCATGACAGAACTGGCAAAGGAGCTGGAGCAGTGA
- a CDS encoding GNAT family N-acetyltransferase, which translates to MTTDPRYYALTEATWPPASTRSLGPVTLRDGQGGGSRVSAATVHGTASDAVIAAAEDAMRAMGQDCLFMIRDGETDLDAQLEARSYAVKDPVNLWTCPAERLTDIPVPRVTAFCVWEPLAIQREIWQQGGIGPERLAVMQRVQGPKTGLLARHKDKPAGAGFVAIHDSAAMIHALEILPHQRRCGMGAWMMRQAAFWALENSATELAVLCTKRNEGANGLYASLGMECTGQYHYRILQEGH; encoded by the coding sequence GTGACCACCGATCCCCGTTACTATGCCCTGACCGAGGCAACTTGGCCGCCTGCCTCCACCCGCAGCCTGGGCCCCGTGACCCTGCGCGACGGCCAGGGCGGCGGCAGCCGGGTATCGGCGGCGACGGTGCACGGCACGGCCTCGGACGCGGTGATTGCCGCAGCCGAAGATGCAATGCGCGCGATGGGCCAGGACTGCCTGTTCATGATCCGCGATGGCGAGACGGATCTGGACGCACAGCTGGAGGCGCGCAGCTATGCGGTCAAGGATCCGGTCAACCTGTGGACCTGCCCGGCAGAGCGTTTGACGGACATCCCGGTGCCGCGGGTTACCGCCTTTTGCGTCTGGGAGCCGCTGGCGATCCAGCGCGAGATCTGGCAGCAGGGCGGCATAGGGCCAGAGCGTTTGGCGGTGATGCAGCGGGTGCAGGGGCCGAAGACAGGACTTTTGGCGCGTCACAAGGATAAACCTGCCGGTGCCGGGTTTGTTGCCATTCACGACAGTGCGGCGATGATCCACGCACTGGAAATCCTGCCGCATCAGCGCCGCTGCGGCATGGGCGCCTGGATGATGCGCCAGGCAGCGTTTTGGGCTCTTGAAAACAGCGCAACTGAGCTGGCAGTTCTTTGCACCAAACGTAACGAGGGCGCCAACGGGCTTTATGCTTCCCTCGGCATGGAATGCACCGGACAGTACCACTACCGGATTTTACAGGAAGGTCATTGA
- a CDS encoding peroxidase-related enzyme (This protein belongs to a clade of uncharacterized proteins related to peroxidases such as the alkylhydroperoxidase AhpD.), protein MTDQTPPTALDLPMADPLPPETQKYFDICVEKLGFVPNVLKANAFDIEKLNAFTAMYNDLMLADSGLSKLEREMIAVVVSAINRCFYCLVAHGAAVRQLSGDPALGEMLIMNYRVAPLEARQRAMLDFAAKMTTASAEIAEADRQGLRDAGFSDRDIWDIANVAGFFNMSNRVASATAMVPNPEYHSQCR, encoded by the coding sequence ATGACGGATCAGACCCCGCCCACAGCCCTGGATCTGCCGATGGCCGACCCGCTGCCGCCCGAAACGCAGAAATATTTTGACATCTGTGTCGAGAAGCTGGGATTTGTGCCCAACGTGCTCAAGGCCAATGCTTTTGATATCGAAAAGCTGAACGCCTTTACCGCCATGTACAATGACCTGATGCTGGCGGACAGCGGCCTCAGCAAGCTGGAGCGGGAGATGATCGCGGTTGTGGTCTCGGCGATCAACCGGTGTTTCTACTGCCTGGTGGCGCATGGCGCAGCAGTGCGCCAGCTGTCCGGCGATCCGGCTCTGGGTGAAATGCTGATAATGAACTACCGGGTCGCACCTTTGGAGGCGCGCCAGCGCGCGATGCTGGATTTTGCAGCCAAAATGACCACTGCCAGCGCGGAGATCGCGGAGGCGGACCGTCAGGGCTTACGGGATGCAGGCTTCAGCGACCGGGACATCTGGGACATTGCCAATGTTGCGGGCTTTTTCAACATGTCCAACCGGGTGGCCAGCGCCACTGCCATGGTTCCCAACCCGGAATACCACAGCCAGTGCCGCTAA
- a CDS encoding OmpA family protein yields MILLPALPVAAEITLPAGASAVSERITALGVYQLPIGPEEADKVPSRRFEGQIQRRTWRVEGNSTVLQILAPLRDQLQAAGFEVLLDCAARDCGGFGFRFGIEVVPSPDMMVDISSYHFLSAAKGDEAVSLLVSRAGGAAFVQMITVHPSGPAATATAVVKPAAGAPGTVRPVELAKLLELRGHAVLTDLEFQSGSTRLQDGTYASLRELADYLAANPQYRLLLVGHTDTVGSLEQNTGISERRAQSVKDRLVGELGADAGRIAVAGAGFLAPLASNLIPEGREANRRVEAVLLGD; encoded by the coding sequence GTGATACTGCTTCCGGCTCTACCTGTTGCGGCTGAAATCACCCTGCCAGCCGGCGCGTCTGCTGTTTCTGAACGGATCACGGCGCTCGGTGTCTACCAGCTGCCGATCGGGCCCGAAGAGGCGGACAAAGTCCCCTCGCGCCGGTTCGAGGGGCAGATTCAGCGCCGCACCTGGCGGGTCGAGGGAAACAGCACCGTGCTGCAGATCCTGGCGCCGTTGCGGGACCAGTTGCAGGCCGCCGGTTTTGAGGTGCTGCTGGACTGTGCCGCACGCGATTGCGGCGGCTTCGGCTTCCGCTTCGGGATCGAAGTAGTGCCGTCGCCGGACATGATGGTGGATATCTCCAGCTATCACTTCCTGTCCGCCGCCAAAGGGGATGAAGCGGTCTCGCTGCTGGTGTCGCGCGCAGGCGGCGCGGCCTTTGTGCAGATGATCACAGTGCACCCGTCGGGACCTGCAGCAACGGCAACAGCAGTGGTGAAACCTGCCGCCGGGGCGCCCGGCACGGTGCGGCCGGTGGAACTGGCCAAGCTGCTGGAGCTGCGCGGCCACGCCGTTCTGACGGATCTGGAGTTTCAAAGCGGCTCCACCCGGCTGCAGGACGGCACCTATGCCAGCCTGCGCGAACTTGCAGATTATCTGGCCGCCAATCCGCAATACCGGCTGCTGCTAGTGGGCCATACCGACACTGTGGGCTCGCTGGAGCAGAACACCGGCATCTCCGAACGCCGGGCGCAGTCGGTGAAGGACCGTTTGGTTGGGGAACTGGGCGCGGATGCGGGACGGATCGCGGTCGCCGGCGCCGGCTTTCTGGCCCCGCTTGCCAGCAATCTGATACCCGAAGGGCGCGAGGCAAACCGGCGGGTTGAGGCGGTGCTGCTGGGCGATTGA
- a CDS encoding MauE/DoxX family redox-associated membrane protein, translated as MSSTDVIDGPDVAREKSQGAEKSASLYRMAMPGHLCPFGLKSKSMLERKGYTVDDNLLETRDQVNAFKKAHGVEMTPVTYIGGDRIGGYTDLKRHFGYRVLGKDETTYTPVIAIFASTALMALAIVLNLHDGFPVLTWPKWFFALSMAALAIQKLQDVESFVNGFLGYDLLARRFVPYGYAYPFAELYTGVGMMALIGTGSWLIWLVAPVGIIIGTIGAISVIKAVYIDRRELTCACVGGGSNVPLGFISLTENLVMLGMGVWMLAAQIAG; from the coding sequence ATGTCATCGACAGATGTGATCGACGGCCCGGACGTGGCCCGTGAAAAAAGCCAAGGCGCGGAAAAGTCCGCCTCGCTCTACCGCATGGCGATGCCAGGCCACCTGTGCCCCTTCGGCCTGAAGTCGAAGTCGATGCTGGAGCGCAAAGGCTACACGGTCGATGACAACCTGCTGGAAACCCGCGATCAGGTGAACGCTTTCAAGAAAGCGCATGGTGTCGAGATGACGCCGGTCACCTATATCGGCGGGGACCGGATCGGGGGCTATACCGACCTGAAACGGCATTTCGGCTACCGGGTGCTTGGCAAGGACGAGACGACCTATACGCCCGTGATCGCGATCTTCGCCTCGACCGCGCTTATGGCGCTGGCCATCGTGCTGAACCTCCATGACGGCTTTCCGGTCCTGACCTGGCCGAAATGGTTCTTTGCGCTGTCGATGGCCGCGCTGGCGATCCAGAAGCTGCAGGATGTCGAAAGCTTCGTGAACGGATTTCTGGGCTATGACCTGCTGGCCCGCCGTTTCGTGCCCTATGGCTATGCCTACCCGTTTGCCGAGCTGTACACGGGCGTTGGAATGATGGCTCTGATCGGCACCGGAAGCTGGCTCATCTGGCTGGTGGCGCCGGTCGGGATCATCATCGGCACCATCGGCGCAATCAGTGTCATCAAGGCGGTCTACATTGACCGGCGTGAATTGACCTGTGCTTGCGTCGGGGGCGGCTCAAACGTTCCGCTCGGCTTTATCTCTCTGACCGAGAACCTCGTGATGCTTGGCATGGGTGTCTGGATGCTTGCCGCGCAGATCGCGGGCTGA